From Microcystis aeruginosa NIES-2549, a single genomic window includes:
- the menA gene encoding 2-carboxy-1,4-naphthoquinone phytyltransferase produces the protein MTTDTITTPSPKKLWLAALKPPMYSVAIIPIILGTAIAYQETGRFSLPMFATFILSAILILAWLNLSNDVFDADTGIDVNKAHSIVNLTGNKSLIFWLSNLFLLVGIAGIFAISYWRGDWMILELIALCCFLGYTYQGPPFRLGYQGLGEIICFFTFGPLAIAAAYYSQVGAFSVSSLGASIIIGITTSIILFCSHFHQVADDLKAGKKSPIARLGTLKGSRVLTVVTVLVYVLTVVFVLLQVYPPLTLLIFLSLPFAWQLVNHVNQNHDQPQLVSNCKFIAVNLHFFSGLLFALGYFLASR, from the coding sequence ATGACCACCGATACTATCACCACTCCCTCACCCAAAAAACTCTGGTTAGCAGCCCTGAAACCACCAATGTATAGTGTGGCGATTATACCGATTATTCTGGGAACAGCGATCGCTTATCAGGAAACAGGTCGATTTTCCCTGCCGATGTTTGCCACTTTTATCCTCTCAGCTATTTTAATTCTCGCTTGGTTAAATCTCAGTAATGATGTTTTTGATGCCGATACCGGGATCGATGTTAATAAAGCTCATTCGATCGTTAATTTAACCGGTAATAAATCTTTAATTTTCTGGCTGAGTAATCTTTTTCTATTAGTGGGCATCGCTGGTATTTTTGCTATTAGTTATTGGCGAGGCGATTGGATGATCCTAGAATTAATCGCCCTCTGCTGTTTTTTGGGCTATACCTATCAAGGACCGCCCTTCCGTCTCGGTTATCAAGGATTAGGTGAAATTATCTGTTTCTTTACTTTTGGACCCTTGGCGATTGCTGCTGCCTACTATTCCCAAGTCGGGGCTTTTTCTGTCTCTAGTCTAGGGGCTTCAATTATTATTGGGATTACCACTTCTATCATCCTTTTTTGTTCCCATTTCCATCAAGTTGCCGATGATCTCAAAGCGGGTAAAAAATCACCTATTGCCCGTTTGGGTACTTTAAAAGGTTCTAGAGTTTTAACGGTGGTGACGGTTCTCGTTTACGTTTTAACGGTAGTTTTTGTCCTGCTGCAAGTTTATCCCCCTCTCACTCTCTTAATCTTCCTTAGTCTCCCTTTCGCTTGGCAATTAGTCAACCACGTTAACCAAAATCACGACCAACCTCAGCTAGTCAGTAACTGCAAGTTTATAGCGGTTAATCTCCACTTTTTTAGTGGCCTTCTCTTCGCCCTTGGCTATTTCCTTGCTTCCCGTTGA
- a CDS encoding RNA-guided endonuclease InsQ/TnpB family protein produces the protein MITLTYQYKLKVNKKQEREIIHILDVGKSVYNYALSERKDWLNSRKCLADHCSLVSEYIIPADQPYPNYFVQAKNLTEAKKIYPILKTVNAQVLQQVLKTLDKAFNQMKSKSFGFPRFKKKMRSFVFPALSKNFLGDEYLNFPQLGKIRIRQSREYPSGFEPKQARIIRKASGFYVSVSFQSTELVPDMTVGKTCLGIDAGIESFVATSRGDLIKAPRFLLKVQSKLKLLQGRLKRKTKGSSNWLKLQEKIARLHEKVSNTRRDWHFKLAHYLCDLADNIFVEDINFVSWSRGIVRKQSLDSAIGSFINEILPFVIWKRGKYYLKVDKNGTSQDCPNCGAITGKKALSERVHRCDSCGHIEPRDTASAKVIENRGKNAVGLTVLENARGGDLTRIDWVKLGRSS, from the coding sequence GTGATAACGCTTACCTACCAGTACAAACTAAAGGTAAACAAGAAACAGGAACGAGAGATAATCCACATTCTTGATGTTGGCAAAAGCGTTTATAATTACGCTCTTTCAGAACGGAAAGATTGGTTAAACTCTCGAAAGTGTCTTGCGGATCACTGTTCGCTAGTTTCTGAGTACATAATTCCTGCGGATCAACCCTATCCTAATTACTTCGTTCAAGCTAAAAATCTAACGGAAGCTAAAAAAATCTATCCGATATTAAAGACGGTTAACGCTCAAGTTTTACAGCAAGTATTAAAAACTTTAGATAAGGCGTTTAACCAGATGAAGTCGAAAAGTTTTGGCTTTCCTAGATTTAAGAAAAAGATGCGAAGTTTTGTTTTTCCTGCGCTGTCAAAAAACTTCTTAGGTGACGAATACTTAAATTTTCCACAATTGGGAAAAATTAGAATCAGGCAATCTAGAGAGTACCCGTCTGGGTTCGAGCCTAAACAAGCTCGAATTATCCGCAAAGCGTCGGGATTTTACGTTTCGGTTTCTTTCCAATCTACGGAATTAGTTCCCGATATGACAGTAGGGAAGACCTGTTTAGGAATTGACGCGGGAATTGAAAGTTTTGTTGCTACTTCACGGGGAGATTTAATCAAAGCCCCTCGATTTTTGTTGAAAGTACAGAGTAAGCTTAAATTGCTACAAGGACGCTTGAAACGGAAAACTAAAGGCTCTAGCAATTGGTTAAAACTTCAGGAGAAGATAGCAAGATTACATGAAAAAGTGTCTAATACTCGTAGAGATTGGCATTTTAAACTAGCTCATTACCTTTGCGATCTCGCTGATAACATCTTCGTTGAAGATATTAACTTCGTTTCTTGGTCTAGAGGGATCGTTAGAAAACAATCTCTAGATTCGGCTATCGGTAGTTTTATTAACGAGATACTACCGTTTGTTATTTGGAAACGGGGAAAATATTATCTTAAAGTCGATAAAAACGGAACTTCCCAGGATTGTCCGAATTGTGGCGCAATTACTGGTAAAAAAGCGTTATCGGAAAGAGTTCACCGGTGTGATTCTTGCGGCCACATTGAACCGAGAGATACGGCATCAGCGAAGGTAATTGAGAACCGAGGAAAAAACGCGGTCGGACTGACCGTGTTAGAAAACGCTCGCGGAGGCGATTTGACGCGGATCGACTGGGTTAAACTCGGTCGATCTAGTTAA
- the tnpA gene encoding IS200/IS605 family transposase yields MSTDYNHRFCSVYKLTAHVVFVIKYRRKAINNEILVRLKEIFVSTLTKWESALLDFNGESDHVHRIIDYKPDIALSKLIANLKTVSSRLIRKEFPYLAAKYFYNKPYFWTGAYFVASCGDITIEQLKKYVENQNSPKVETLPR; encoded by the coding sequence ATTTCAACTGATTACAATCATAGATTTTGTTCTGTTTATAAACTTACCGCTCATGTTGTATTCGTGATCAAATACCGACGAAAAGCTATTAATAATGAAATCTTAGTCCGACTGAAAGAAATATTTGTGTCAACGCTGACGAAATGGGAAAGCGCGTTGCTTGATTTCAACGGTGAATCGGATCACGTTCACCGGATTATCGATTACAAACCTGACATCGCTTTATCCAAATTAATCGCTAACCTTAAAACAGTTAGTAGTCGTTTAATTAGAAAAGAGTTTCCGTATTTGGCTGCAAAGTATTTCTACAATAAACCTTATTTTTGGACGGGAGCTTATTTCGTGGCCAGTTGTGGCGACATTACCATCGAACAACTAAAAAAATACGTCGAGAACCAAAACTCCCCGAAAGTGGAAACGCTACCGCGTTAG
- the hrcA gene encoding heat-inducible transcriptional repressor HrcA: MSARNHLSDRYQHILKATIQHYIATAEPVGSKTLLQEYKFTVSSATIRNALGKLEKEGLLYQPHTSSGRIPSDWGYRLYVDELMTPDDRIGEKIGYYLHKNAKSPAWSLESLLQRATQLLAGLSGYIAIVTLPHTLTNTLRHLQLVPVSGRQIMLIIVTDSLQTRSVMIEIPESMETEKKDGLAEELQILSNFLGEKLKGYCLADLINLDWRQIEREFTRYTHFLQQLSQEISASLQSTATPEIIVHGVAEVIRQPEFAQWQQVQMLLHLLEAEQDRLLPLILQRPEPEKSAKKVKITIGSENPLESMRPCTLISAFYKQGDTPVGSVGIIGPTRMLYENTIPLVESTANYLSEAISRSREDSR; this comes from the coding sequence ATGTCCGCTAGAAACCATCTCAGCGATCGCTATCAACATATCCTTAAGGCCACAATCCAACATTATATCGCCACGGCCGAACCAGTTGGGTCGAAAACTCTGCTGCAGGAGTACAAATTTACTGTTAGTTCCGCCACGATTCGCAATGCTCTCGGTAAACTGGAAAAAGAAGGTTTACTCTATCAACCCCACACTTCCTCCGGACGCATTCCCTCCGATTGGGGTTATCGTCTCTACGTCGATGAGTTAATGACTCCCGATGACCGTATCGGCGAAAAAATCGGCTATTATCTGCATAAAAACGCTAAGTCTCCTGCTTGGAGTCTCGAAAGTCTGCTGCAACGGGCCACCCAACTTTTAGCCGGTTTAAGCGGTTATATCGCTATCGTTACTCTTCCCCACACCCTCACCAATACCCTGCGTCATCTGCAATTAGTCCCCGTCTCAGGCCGGCAGATCATGTTAATTATTGTTACAGATAGTTTACAAACACGCTCGGTTATGATAGAGATTCCTGAGTCTATGGAAACGGAAAAGAAGGATGGATTAGCAGAAGAATTACAAATCCTCTCTAATTTTCTCGGGGAAAAATTAAAAGGTTATTGCTTGGCAGATTTAATTAACCTCGATTGGCGGCAAATCGAGCGAGAATTTACCCGTTATACCCATTTTCTCCAACAATTAAGCCAAGAAATCAGCGCTAGTCTCCAATCCACTGCCACCCCAGAAATTATCGTCCACGGTGTCGCCGAAGTCATTCGACAGCCAGAATTCGCCCAATGGCAACAAGTACAAATGTTACTGCATCTCTTGGAAGCAGAACAGGATCGCCTTTTACCCCTGATTTTACAAAGACCAGAACCGGAAAAATCAGCTAAAAAAGTCAAAATCACTATTGGTTCCGAAAATCCTCTGGAATCCATGCGCCCTTGTACTCTTATCTCCGCTTTTTATAAACAGGGAGATACTCCCGTCGGTAGTGTCGGCATTATTGGACCGACGCGAATGTTATACGAAAATACCATTCCCCTAGTAGAATCCACCGCTAACTATCTCAGCGAGGCTATCTCAAGGTCGCGAGAGGACTCCCGTTAA
- a CDS encoding rhodanese-like domain-containing protein produces MSIPEISVHELALRLADHDPNLQLIDVREPEEVAIASVANFTILPLSQYQEWSPTIATQFNPQAETLVICHHGMRSLQMCQWLQSQGFTNVKNINGGIDAYSLLVDPNIPRY; encoded by the coding sequence ATGAGCATTCCCGAAATTAGCGTCCATGAACTCGCTCTCCGTTTAGCCGATCATGATCCTAATTTACAACTTATTGATGTGCGCGAACCAGAGGAAGTTGCGATCGCATCTGTAGCCAATTTTACCATTTTACCCTTGAGTCAATACCAAGAATGGTCGCCCACTATTGCCACCCAATTCAACCCCCAAGCGGAAACCCTCGTTATCTGTCACCATGGCATGAGATCCCTACAGATGTGCCAATGGCTACAAAGTCAGGGTTTTACTAATGTTAAGAATATTAACGGCGGCATCGATGCTTATTCCCTCCTCGTCGATCCTAATATTCCCCGTTACTAA
- a CDS encoding type II toxin-antitoxin system VapC family toxin gives MAKYLFDTNILLRLSDRISANYALARDATYILIDQGHKCCLTSQIIIEFWVVATRPTEVNGLGWTPERTKNQINQFLNRFTLLEENPEIFTLWFQLVTDYNIKGKRTHDIRLLAVMKAHNINHLLTFNPDDFVTLPNIIIVQPQDLLNP, from the coding sequence ATGGCTAAATATCTATTTGATACTAATATTTTACTGAGGCTGAGTGACCGAATTTCCGCTAATTATGCCCTGGCAAGAGATGCGACCTATATCTTAATAGATCAAGGACATAAATGCTGCTTGACCTCACAAATTATCATTGAGTTTTGGGTAGTTGCCACCCGTCCTACTGAGGTTAATGGGTTAGGCTGGACTCCTGAAAGAACTAAAAATCAAATCAATCAATTTCTGAACAGATTCACCCTTCTCGAAGAAAACCCAGAGATATTTACCCTTTGGTTTCAATTAGTCACTGACTATAACATCAAGGGAAAAAGGACTCACGATATTAGGCTTCTGGCTGTTATGAAAGCTCATAATATCAACCATTTATTAACCTTTAATCCTGATGACTTTGTTACCCTTCCTAATATCATCATCGTTCAGCCGCAAGACTTACTTAATCCCTAA
- the sbcC gene encoding exonuclease subunit SbcC: protein MIPLQLTLKNFLSYREAVLDFRGLHTACICGANGAGKSSLLEAITWAIWGESRVSIADDVIHAGSDYARVDFEFSYGGEIYKIIRSRHRGGKASGLDFQVINDQSFRPLSGKSIKDTQAQINTYLKIDHKTFINSAYLRQGQADEFMKQPPSGRKQILAELLQLDRYEILANKAKDISKQFDGQSLQIEQQVETIKLRLQEKNSYREHLQELSGQIDQINQEQEANNRRLQQLQGEENQRQNWEKQLQWQREQERALLAEIERLDREKVSLDNQLNQIRTILHRKNEIITAHERLINLDQKEASLSSQLQAWQQAQYDKQQLEQKLQQKINEFTLPIQQTSARLEELGRQEQETQKIIEQAGDIQAGLEKLNYHRQRLQELDRLALKYAPLNSRKADLNMQLEREKAKINARREQLQRNRQQLETEIARIPVLREEALNLAKRIKELDKKQTYCERVEEKETLKQVDKKSLLEQQKRYEEQLLELTDKLEKLNIPDSVCPLCEQNLDSHHRHQVIRKTHQHQEQIQEQIWSLQERMADCDRDLKRLREELAQIKQELPIRSSLQQKYVQLEVKLETIEEKEIELEKTEEILVQLEALLNSGNYALELQQELQIVNQEIAFLNYDEQSHALVRGEEKRWRWAEIQESELKQANRRLANIKAEKPNLINRLARLEQEKQELGQNSPLKQEIERLEKLIQNLNYDRGEHQNIQNLIRQLQGVRLQYQDWQQAEKNYPEIAAKIADIEQRLQVRNEDHQKINQELANISQKIGTLTDYRQEIAVLSTNIQQRRQIIDGLLSQKGRVEEKLHQLETLGKQLTEKESDLAKVKKQYTVYKELAIAFGKNGLQTLMIENVLPELEAQTNHILARLTGNQFHVHFLTQKSGKGTKKQQQKSIDTLDIIIGDTRGSRPYETYSGGEAFRINFSIRLALARLLAQRAGTALQMLIVDEGFGTQDAEGCERLIAAINAISADFACILTVTHMPQFKEAFQHRIEVRKTEQGSQLMLLS, encoded by the coding sequence ATGATTCCCCTACAATTAACCCTAAAAAATTTTCTCAGTTATCGCGAGGCAGTGCTAGATTTTCGCGGATTACATACTGCCTGTATTTGTGGTGCCAATGGTGCGGGAAAATCCTCTTTACTGGAAGCAATTACCTGGGCAATTTGGGGAGAAAGTCGCGTCTCGATTGCTGATGATGTGATTCATGCGGGCAGCGATTATGCGCGGGTAGATTTCGAGTTTAGTTATGGGGGAGAAATTTATAAAATTATCCGTAGTCGTCACCGGGGGGGAAAAGCTTCTGGTTTAGATTTTCAGGTGATTAATGATCAAAGTTTTCGTCCTTTGTCGGGCAAAAGTATTAAAGATACCCAAGCACAGATTAATACTTATCTAAAAATAGACCATAAAACTTTCATTAATTCTGCTTATTTACGACAGGGACAAGCGGACGAGTTTATGAAACAGCCTCCCAGTGGTCGTAAACAGATTTTAGCAGAATTATTACAACTCGATCGCTATGAAATTTTAGCAAATAAAGCTAAGGATATATCGAAACAATTTGATGGACAGTCCCTCCAGATTGAGCAGCAAGTAGAAACGATAAAACTCCGTCTTCAGGAGAAAAATTCCTATCGGGAACATCTCCAAGAGTTGAGTGGCCAAATTGACCAAATTAATCAAGAACAAGAGGCAAATAATCGGCGTTTACAGCAACTACAAGGGGAAGAAAATCAGCGTCAGAATTGGGAAAAACAGCTGCAGTGGCAAAGAGAACAGGAGCGAGCTTTATTAGCAGAAATCGAGAGATTAGACCGGGAAAAAGTTAGTCTAGACAATCAATTAAATCAAATAAGGACTATTCTTCATCGCAAAAATGAGATTATTACCGCACACGAGCGCCTAATCAATTTAGACCAGAAAGAGGCCAGTTTGTCAAGTCAATTGCAAGCTTGGCAACAGGCCCAGTATGATAAACAACAATTAGAACAGAAATTACAGCAAAAAATTAACGAATTTACCCTTCCCATCCAACAAACGAGCGCTCGTTTAGAAGAATTGGGAAGACAGGAACAAGAAACTCAAAAAATTATCGAGCAAGCGGGAGATATTCAAGCAGGATTAGAGAAGTTAAATTATCATCGTCAACGTCTTCAGGAATTGGATAGATTAGCTTTAAAATATGCTCCTTTAAATAGCAGAAAAGCTGATCTAAATATGCAGTTAGAACGGGAAAAAGCTAAGATCAATGCTCGTCGGGAACAACTGCAAAGAAATCGGCAACAATTAGAGACAGAAATCGCTCGTATTCCTGTACTAAGAGAAGAAGCTCTCAATTTAGCCAAACGAATTAAGGAACTAGATAAAAAACAAACCTATTGTGAACGAGTTGAAGAAAAGGAAACTCTTAAACAAGTGGATAAAAAAAGTTTATTGGAGCAACAGAAAAGATATGAAGAACAACTTTTAGAGTTAACTGATAAATTGGAAAAATTAAATATTCCCGATTCGGTTTGTCCTTTGTGTGAACAGAATTTAGACAGTCATCACCGTCATCAAGTAATCAGGAAAACCCATCAACATCAAGAACAAATTCAAGAGCAAATTTGGTCCCTACAGGAAAGGATGGCAGACTGCGATCGAGATTTAAAACGTTTACGCGAGGAATTAGCCCAAATTAAACAAGAATTGCCAATAAGATCGAGCCTACAACAAAAATATGTGCAGTTAGAAGTCAAGTTAGAAACCATTGAAGAAAAGGAAATAGAACTAGAGAAAACCGAGGAGATACTTGTCCAGTTAGAAGCACTTTTAAACAGTGGCAATTATGCCTTAGAACTACAGCAAGAATTGCAAATTGTCAATCAAGAAATCGCCTTCTTAAACTATGATGAACAAAGTCATGCTTTAGTCAGAGGAGAAGAAAAAAGATGGCGTTGGGCAGAAATTCAAGAATCAGAACTTAAGCAAGCAAACCGTCGTTTAGCTAATATCAAGGCCGAGAAACCTAATTTAATTAATCGATTAGCTAGACTAGAACAGGAGAAACAAGAACTAGGTCAAAACTCCCCACTTAAACAGGAAATTGAACGCTTAGAAAAGCTTATTCAAAACTTGAATTATGATCGCGGTGAACATCAGAATATTCAAAATCTGATCCGACAATTACAGGGGGTAAGATTACAGTATCAAGACTGGCAACAAGCAGAAAAAAATTATCCAGAAATAGCCGCTAAAATCGCTGACATTGAGCAAAGATTACAGGTGCGAAATGAGGATCACCAGAAGATAAATCAGGAGTTAGCAAATATTAGTCAAAAGATTGGTACTTTGACCGACTATCGCCAAGAAATAGCCGTATTATCGACTAATATTCAACAGCGAAGACAGATAATTGATGGATTGCTCTCCCAAAAAGGTCGGGTTGAGGAGAAGTTACATCAACTAGAAACTTTAGGTAAACAACTGACAGAAAAAGAGAGTGATTTAGCTAAAGTTAAAAAACAATATACAGTTTATAAAGAGTTAGCCATAGCTTTCGGCAAAAATGGCTTACAAACTCTGATGATTGAGAATGTTTTACCAGAGTTAGAAGCTCAAACTAATCATATCTTAGCTCGCTTAACTGGTAATCAATTTCATGTGCATTTTTTAACCCAAAAAAGCGGTAAAGGTACGAAGAAACAGCAACAAAAGTCAATCGATACTTTAGATATTATTATTGGTGATACCCGGGGATCCCGTCCCTACGAAACCTATTCAGGAGGGGAAGCTTTTCGGATTAATTTCTCGATTCGATTAGCTTTAGCGAGATTATTGGCACAAAGAGCGGGAACAGCCCTACAAATGCTCATTGTTGACGAGGGATTCGGAACTCAGGATGCGGAAGGATGCGAGCGCTTAATCGCGGCAATTAACGCTATATCCGCCGATTTTGCCTGTATTTTGACGGTAACTCATATGCCCCAATTTAAAGAAGCGTTTCAACATCGCATCGAAGTCCGCAAAACCGAACAGGGTTCTCAATTAATGTTATTATCCTAG
- a CDS encoding MoaD/ThiS family protein, with translation MEKITVTVKLFAIYQEVYQTSQLNLEFPAHTSVAAVLNYIIAPYPQLERWRDVTRFGVNLQFVSGEKILENGDEIVLIPPVSGG, from the coding sequence ATGGAAAAAATTACCGTCACAGTAAAACTATTTGCTATTTATCAAGAAGTCTATCAAACTTCACAATTAAACCTCGAATTTCCTGCCCACACTTCCGTGGCAGCAGTGTTAAACTATATTATAGCCCCCTATCCTCAATTAGAAAGATGGCGCGATGTTACTCGTTTTGGAGTCAATCTTCAGTTTGTTTCGGGAGAGAAAATCCTCGAAAATGGTGATGAGATAGTTTTAATTCCCCCCGTTAGTGGTGGCTAA
- the recJ gene encoding single-stranded-DNA-specific exonuclease RecJ, whose product MSNWQIPPSVSLPQEFLKIVQDYTPESNGSVVAQILWHRGVRDVVTLGTFLDEKAYQSKTPFDFGQEMNFAVKRLEKALNKGEKVAIWGDFDADGVTATSVLWEGLGQFFPPYQQLDYYIPDRQKESHGLNCPGIEKLAHQGTSLIVTCDTGSTNIAEIDYANSLGIDIIITDHHTLPDERPEVIALINPRYFVETHPFYHLSGVAVAYKLVEAMYLTLADIPRKPLENLLDLVAIGLIADLVKLTGECRYLAQKGIQKLQNTQRLGVKKLLDLCNKTGDRPMDISFGIGPRINAVSRIYGDARFCVELLTSEDEKRCHELAEQAELANIRRQEIQRDIIKQVQKKLERIDLSTTNVIILDDPQWMAGILGLVAGQIAQEYQRPTILLSTSEPPFAKGSARSIREIDLYQLVSSQSHLLHRFGGHPLAAGLSLTIENLPLFIEGINQQLRRTGIDLTSLYSQIEVDAVVTVSQLGKSLFRELKLLEPCGMGNPTPKLLIQNCYFQNLWHKNLEDFKGKKIAYPRTTFEIWDSSIEQGFPGMWWGHHKDEIAADTRYDAVVELDFNTYKNRYEVRLIALQTYQQESLTYSNKKDFLIDNRHREINQEVKQLNPLFLLECPRDWTKLSREYQQAILRDKKLVLAYASPLKKSAHTTWINLVGIGKYLARTKTSISRQQLQKRLNLSYHTLELGLISLAENGFKVKKNQENLSFELINHEAKINKIEQFLEAVALENFLQQYFATVPLEILQTILNHEDSIDF is encoded by the coding sequence GTGTCTAACTGGCAAATTCCCCCATCGGTGTCTCTTCCCCAAGAGTTTTTAAAAATAGTCCAAGACTATACCCCAGAGTCGAATGGCAGCGTCGTGGCACAAATATTATGGCATCGCGGTGTCCGGGATGTGGTGACTCTGGGGACGTTTCTGGATGAGAAAGCTTATCAGTCAAAAACTCCCTTTGATTTTGGGCAAGAAATGAACTTCGCCGTCAAAAGACTGGAAAAAGCCCTAAATAAAGGCGAAAAAGTGGCTATTTGGGGTGATTTCGATGCCGATGGTGTCACCGCTACCAGTGTCCTCTGGGAAGGATTGGGACAGTTTTTCCCACCCTATCAACAGTTAGATTATTACATACCCGATCGCCAAAAAGAATCCCACGGCCTCAATTGTCCTGGTATCGAGAAACTAGCGCATCAAGGAACCAGTTTAATCGTCACCTGTGACACGGGAAGCACGAATATTGCCGAAATTGACTATGCAAACAGTCTAGGCATCGATATTATCATCACCGATCATCATACCCTACCCGACGAGCGCCCCGAGGTGATTGCCCTGATTAATCCCCGCTACTTTGTGGAAACCCATCCTTTCTATCATCTTTCTGGGGTTGCCGTTGCTTATAAATTAGTGGAAGCGATGTATTTAACTTTGGCAGATATTCCCAGAAAACCCCTAGAAAATTTACTGGATTTAGTTGCGATTGGTTTAATTGCCGATTTAGTCAAATTGACGGGAGAATGTCGTTATTTAGCCCAAAAAGGTATACAAAAACTGCAAAATACTCAGCGTTTGGGAGTTAAAAAATTACTCGATTTATGTAACAAAACCGGAGATAGACCGATGGATATATCCTTCGGTATTGGACCGCGCATTAATGCCGTCAGTCGCATTTATGGCGATGCTAGATTTTGTGTAGAATTACTTACCAGTGAAGATGAAAAACGTTGTCACGAATTAGCTGAACAAGCGGAATTAGCCAACATTCGTCGCCAAGAAATCCAACGGGATATTATTAAACAAGTTCAGAAAAAATTAGAGAGAATTGATCTTTCTACCACTAATGTAATTATTTTAGATGATCCCCAATGGATGGCGGGAATTTTAGGATTAGTTGCGGGACAAATTGCCCAAGAATACCAACGACCAACAATTTTATTAAGTACCAGTGAACCACCTTTTGCTAAGGGTTCCGCTCGGTCAATTCGCGAGATCGATCTCTATCAATTAGTATCCTCTCAATCCCATCTTTTACATCGTTTTGGTGGTCATCCTTTGGCCGCAGGTTTAAGTTTAACCATAGAAAATTTACCGCTATTTATTGAGGGAATTAATCAACAGTTGCGACGCACAGGAATTGATTTAACTTCCCTTTATTCCCAGATAGAAGTGGATGCGGTGGTGACGGTTTCCCAATTGGGAAAAAGTCTATTTCGAGAATTAAAATTACTGGAACCCTGCGGGATGGGTAATCCGACACCGAAGCTATTAATTCAAAATTGTTATTTTCAAAATCTTTGGCATAAAAATCTTGAGGATTTCAAAGGCAAAAAAATCGCTTATCCCCGGACAACTTTTGAGATCTGGGATAGTTCAATCGAGCAGGGTTTCCCCGGTATGTGGTGGGGTCATCACAAAGACGAAATTGCTGCCGATACCCGTTATGATGCCGTAGTCGAATTAGATTTTAATACCTACAAAAATCGCTATGAAGTGCGCTTAATTGCCTTGCAAACCTATCAACAAGAATCCCTAACCTATAGCAATAAAAAAGATTTTTTAATCGACAATCGCCATCGAGAAATTAATCAAGAAGTTAAGCAATTAAATCCCCTTTTTCTCCTGGAATGTCCCCGGGATTGGACAAAACTTTCCAGGGAATATCAACAGGCAATTTTACGCGATAAAAAGTTAGTTCTTGCCTATGCTAGTCCTTTAAAAAAATCCGCTCACACCACATGGATAAACCTTGTGGGGATTGGGAAATATTTAGCTAGAACTAAAACCAGTATTTCCCGTCAACAATTACAAAAGCGCTTAAACCTCAGTTATCATACCCTAGAATTAGGATTAATTTCCCTAGCAGAAAATGGCTTTAAAGTCAAGAAAAATCAAGAAAATTTATCCTTTGAATTAATCAATCATGAGGCAAAAATTAATAAGATTGAGCAATTTCTAGAAGCAGTGGCCCTAGAAAACTTTCTCCAGCAATACTTTGCTACTGTTCCCCTAGAAATACTGCAAACAATTCTTAATCATGAAGACTCGATCGATTTCTAG